A region from the Polaribacter sp. Hel1_33_78 genome encodes:
- a CDS encoding metallophosphoesterase, which produces MSRWIFPLIIITILIIVVEIYTFQAFKIVLKSKIVRYSFLLASVAVYINFFSLVLTYSRSDGQTPQFQMAMGLLLTASIPKLVIIILLFGEDIYRWILKLISAISNGETKSLEGRRKFISQLALVLAALPFSAFAYGIIQGKYNYKVIKHQLSFDDLPEAFDGYTITQISDIHSGSFTNKEKIQYGVDLINEQKSDLMLFTGDIVNNTADEMTDWIDVFSQLKAKEGKYSILGNHDYGDYMDWGSPSDKIKNFQEVKNIHKKIGFDLLLDEHRYLEKGGQKIALLGVENWGKGFNQAGDLERASANIKKEDFKILMSHDPSHWEYKVKQDKFNYQLTLSGHTHGLQMGIEIPGWFKWSPSKYVYKQWAGLYQEFGRYINVNRGFGYHAFPGRVGIWPEITVIELKKA; this is translated from the coding sequence ATGTCACGTTGGATTTTCCCATTAATTATTATAACGATATTAATTATTGTAGTTGAAATTTATACATTTCAAGCATTTAAAATAGTTTTAAAAAGTAAAATTGTACGTTATTCCTTTTTATTAGCTAGTGTTGCGGTATATATCAATTTTTTTAGTTTAGTATTAACCTATTCAAGAAGCGATGGACAAACACCTCAATTTCAAATGGCCATGGGCTTGTTGTTAACCGCTTCTATTCCTAAATTAGTGATTATCATACTTCTTTTTGGAGAAGACATTTATCGATGGATTTTAAAGCTAATTTCTGCAATTTCAAATGGAGAAACTAAATCCTTAGAAGGAAGAAGAAAATTTATTTCGCAATTAGCCTTAGTGCTTGCTGCATTGCCGTTTTCTGCTTTCGCTTATGGTATCATTCAAGGAAAATATAATTATAAAGTAATAAAACACCAGCTATCTTTTGATGACTTACCGGAGGCTTTCGATGGCTATACAATTACACAAATTTCTGATATTCATTCAGGTAGTTTTACCAACAAAGAAAAAATACAGTATGGTGTTGATTTAATCAACGAACAAAAATCTGATTTAATGTTATTTACAGGAGACATTGTAAATAATACAGCAGATGAAATGACTGATTGGATAGATGTTTTTTCTCAGCTAAAAGCGAAAGAGGGAAAATATTCTATCCTAGGAAATCATGATTATGGAGATTATATGGATTGGGGATCCCCTTCAGATAAAATTAAAAATTTTCAAGAGGTAAAAAACATACACAAAAAAATTGGTTTTGATTTGTTGTTAGATGAGCATCGTTATTTAGAAAAAGGCGGACAAAAAATTGCGCTTTTGGGAGTAGAAAATTGGGGGAAAGGATTTAACCAAGCAGGAGATTTGGAGAGAGCGTCAGCAAATATTAAAAAAGAAGATTTTAAGATTTTAATGAGTCATGATCCCAGTCATTGGGAATACAAAGTAAAACAAGACAAGTTTAATTATCAATTAACTCTAAGTGGGCATACGCATGGTTTGCAAATGGGTATTGAAATTCCTGGCTGGTTTAAATGGAGCCCATCGAAATATGTTTACAAACAATGGGCTGGATTGTATCAGGAATTCGGTAGATATATTAATGTAAATAGAGGTTTTGGATACCATGCATTTCCTGGAAGGGTTGGTATTTGGCCAGAAATTACAGTCATAGAACTGAAAAAAGCCTGA
- a CDS encoding RluA family pseudouridine synthase, translated as MDSTYFQNFTTSIAGIKTPKKFTFPFYYEPHLLAKIAVKELQDYLESQTDFTHNFGLDASQTDLPIGKMFGVLVVQNQQNEIGYLAAFSGKLADKSLPKKFVPPVFNMRTKGSFYIKGEIEIDEINNQLTILESNKAYLALKKTQTKLKKTIAESLENQRKKMKLSKSSRKLHKKNAILILDDLEFKALTKKLMQESYNDQFLYKELQEYYDLKLEKNSKKLIIFEDKITALRKERKEKSNYLQQTLFSKYSFLNQQKEHKNLLDIFANPAIKPPAGSGECSAPKLLNYAFASDLKPIVMAEFWWGISPNLAIRKHKNYYPACQGRCKPILSHMLNGVVMDDNLLLENLADKQELKIIYEDDVLIVVHKPTELLSVPGKEINDSVYSRIKEKYPAAKGPLIVHRLDMSTSGILLLTKTKEANKILQGQFINRTIKKRYVALLDGNLSENKGTIKLPLRVDLEDRPKQLVDFEYGKNAKTNWEVIQRENGKTRVYFYPITGRTHQLRVHAAHKDGLNTPIIGDDLYGKKTNRLHLHAEFIEFMHPFTNKKMSFTVAADF; from the coding sequence TTGGATTCGACATATTTTCAAAATTTCACCACTTCTATAGCAGGAATAAAAACTCCAAAAAAGTTTACCTTTCCGTTTTATTATGAACCACATTTGCTTGCAAAAATTGCAGTAAAAGAATTACAAGATTATTTAGAATCTCAAACTGATTTTACCCATAACTTTGGATTAGATGCATCTCAAACTGATTTACCAATTGGAAAAATGTTTGGAGTATTAGTTGTTCAAAACCAACAAAATGAAATTGGGTATCTCGCAGCTTTTTCTGGAAAATTAGCAGATAAAAGTTTGCCGAAAAAATTTGTTCCTCCTGTTTTTAACATGAGAACAAAAGGTAGTTTTTATATAAAAGGGGAAATAGAAATTGATGAAATTAATAATCAATTAACTATTCTGGAAAGTAATAAAGCTTATTTAGCTTTAAAAAAAACGCAAACAAAACTTAAGAAAACGATTGCTGAAAGTTTAGAAAATCAGAGAAAGAAAATGAAGCTTTCTAAATCTAGCAGAAAACTTCATAAGAAAAATGCAATTTTAATTTTAGATGATTTAGAGTTTAAAGCTCTGACAAAAAAATTAATGCAAGAAAGTTATAATGATCAATTTTTATATAAAGAACTGCAAGAATATTATGATCTTAAACTTGAAAAAAACAGCAAAAAACTAATCATTTTTGAAGATAAAATTACTGCTCTTAGAAAAGAACGAAAAGAAAAATCTAACTATTTACAACAAACATTATTTAGTAAATACTCGTTTTTAAATCAACAAAAAGAGCATAAAAATTTGTTAGATATTTTTGCTAATCCAGCAATAAAACCTCCCGCAGGGTCAGGAGAGTGTTCCGCCCCAAAATTATTAAATTATGCTTTTGCTAGCGATTTAAAGCCGATTGTAATGGCAGAATTTTGGTGGGGTATTTCACCAAATTTAGCCATAAGAAAACATAAAAACTATTATCCTGCTTGTCAGGGTCGATGTAAACCTATTTTATCGCACATGCTCAATGGGGTAGTCATGGATGATAATTTATTATTAGAAAACCTAGCCGATAAACAAGAACTAAAAATTATTTATGAAGATGATGTTTTAATTGTTGTTCATAAACCTACAGAATTATTGTCTGTCCCTGGTAAAGAAATAAATGACTCTGTTTATAGCAGAATTAAAGAAAAATACCCTGCTGCAAAAGGTCCTTTAATTGTGCATCGTTTAGACATGTCTACCTCTGGAATTTTATTATTGACCAAAACAAAAGAAGCTAATAAAATTTTACAAGGTCAGTTTATAAATAGAACCATTAAAAAACGTTATGTGGCTTTATTAGATGGAAATTTATCGGAAAATAAAGGAACAATAAAATTGCCTTTACGTGTTGATTTAGAAGATAGACCTAAACAGCTAGTAGATTTCGAATATGGAAAAAATGCGAAAACAAATTGGGAAGTCATCCAAAGAGAAAATGGAAAAACGCGTGTTTATTTTTACCCTATAACAGGTAGAACGCATCAATTAAGAGTACATGCCGCACATAAAGACGGCTTAAATACTCCAATTATTGGTGATGATTTGTATGGAAAAAAGACAAATAGATTACACCTTCATGCTGAATTTATTGAATTTATGCATCCATTCACAAATAAAAAAATGAGTTTTACTGTTGCTGCTGATTTTTAA
- the thrC gene encoding threonine synthase gives MNYYSLHHTSPKTSFKNAVIQGLAKDRGIYFPDNITKLPEDFINNISDFTNHEIAYEVIKQFVGDEIPTKKLKEIVAKTVSFDFPLVKVDDNIASLELFHGPTMAFKDVGAKFMSQCLEYFNKDNDDEVTVLVATSGDTGGAVANGFLGAKGVKVVILYPSGKVSDIQEKQLTTLGQNITALEVDGVFDDCQEMVKTAFLDQEIKKALTSANSINVARWLPQMFYFFFAYKELHKKHKDLVFSVPSGNFGNICAGVMAQKLGLPIKHFVASTNVNDTVPNYLKEGVYNPKPSKATISNAMDVGNPSNFIRIQELFNNDIEALKNTFSSYSFKDDKTKAIMKEIYTKSGYVAEPHGAIGYLGLKKHGLKENEFGVFLETAHPVKFLDVVEATLPVKVEIPQQIQKIINKKKVSIKAASYQDLKDFLMK, from the coding sequence ATGAACTATTACAGTTTACATCATACATCACCAAAAACAAGTTTTAAAAACGCTGTTATTCAAGGGTTAGCAAAAGACAGAGGAATTTATTTCCCAGATAACATCACTAAACTGCCTGAAGACTTTATTAATAATATTTCTGATTTTACAAATCATGAAATTGCCTACGAAGTAATTAAACAGTTTGTCGGTGATGAGATTCCTACTAAAAAACTAAAAGAAATTGTTGCAAAAACGGTTTCATTTGATTTTCCTCTAGTTAAGGTCGATGACAACATAGCTTCTTTAGAATTGTTTCACGGACCAACAATGGCATTTAAAGATGTTGGGGCAAAATTTATGTCTCAATGTTTAGAGTACTTTAATAAAGACAATGACGATGAAGTTACAGTTCTGGTAGCTACTTCTGGAGACACAGGTGGTGCTGTTGCCAATGGTTTTTTAGGTGCAAAAGGTGTTAAAGTTGTTATTTTATACCCTTCAGGAAAAGTAAGTGATATCCAAGAAAAACAATTAACTACTTTAGGTCAAAATATTACAGCCTTAGAGGTAGATGGAGTTTTTGATGACTGTCAAGAAATGGTAAAAACTGCTTTTTTAGATCAAGAAATTAAAAAAGCACTAACCTCTGCAAATTCTATAAATGTTGCACGCTGGTTACCACAAATGTTTTACTTTTTCTTTGCCTATAAAGAATTACATAAAAAACATAAAGATCTCGTATTTTCAGTTCCTAGCGGAAATTTCGGAAATATTTGTGCAGGGGTTATGGCTCAAAAATTGGGCCTACCAATCAAACATTTTGTGGCCTCTACGAATGTAAATGATACAGTTCCTAATTATTTAAAAGAGGGTGTTTACAACCCTAAACCTTCAAAAGCAACAATTTCTAATGCTATGGATGTTGGAAACCCAAGTAACTTTATTAGGATACAAGAATTATTTAATAACGACATAGAAGCTCTTAAAAACACCTTTTCTTCATACAGTTTTAAGGATGATAAAACTAAAGCTATAATGAAAGAAATTTATACAAAATCTGGATATGTTGCAGAGCCCCATGGAGCAATTGGTTATTTAGGTTTAAAAAAACATGGATTAAAAGAAAACGAATTTGGTGTTTTTCTTGAAACTGCACATCCAGTGAAATTTTTAGATGTTGTTGAAGCAACACTGCCTGTTAAAGTTGAAATACCACAGCAAATTCAGAAAATAATCAATAAGAAAAAAGTTTCAATAAAAGCAGCTAGCTATCAAGACTTGAAAGATTTTTTAATGAAATAA
- the polA gene encoding DNA polymerase I, giving the protein MSDQKRVFLVDAFALIFRGYYAFIKNPRINSKGLDTSAIMGFMNSLLDVIKRERPDHLAVCFDKGGSVDRVEMFEAYKANRDETPEAIKIAVPYIQEILKAMHIPIMVKEGFEADDVIGTLSKQAEKEGYKTFMVTPDKDFAQLVSKNIFMYKPRFGGGYDIWGVPEIQEKFGVERPEQVIDFLGMMGDSADNIPGLPGVGEKTAKKFLATYGSMENLFANTHELKGKMKEKVEGAKELGLLSKQLATIMLDVPVSFHAKDFELDQPNIEKVTELFNELEFRNLLTNFTRTFAIENAVKTNSVESSTKEKTNVSPKKAVSSPEGQFDLFAAPGTGSISEAEVASGFKTIKNTSHFYQHIDSPFSRKLLISKLMQQNSVCFDTETTGLKALEVELIGIAFSFEIGKGYYVAFPENQEETKTILEEFRPFFESEIEKIGHNLKYDIKVLSNYNMPVKGKLFDTMIAHYLINPDMRHTMDMLAETYLNYQPVSITELIGKKGKNQLSMRVVSIKEQTEYAVEDADITLQLKEHFTKELESGNVTKLFNQIELPLVSVLTAMEIEGINLNSDFLKELSVALTDDINRLEKSIYEQAGEEFNIASPKQLGIVLFENMQLVAKPKKTKTGQYKTGEDILSFLAKDHQIIRDIQEYRQYKKLQSTYVDALPNEVNPKTGRIHTQYMQAVAATGRLSSNNPNLQNIPIRTERGREVRKAFIPRDENYVLLAADYSQIELRIIASLSEEENMINAFKNGEDIHASTAAKVFNVPLNEVTREQRSNAKTVNFGIVYGVSAFGLSNQTDLSRSEAKELIETYYETYPKLKAYMSAQVDFAREHGYVETVLNRRRYLKDINSRNAMVRSGAERNAVNAPIQGSAADIIKLAMINIHNRFKKENFKSKMLLQVHDELVFDAHKDELEMIQPIIKYEMENAFKMSVPLDVEMGIGENWLEAH; this is encoded by the coding sequence ATGTCAGATCAAAAAAGAGTTTTTTTAGTAGATGCTTTTGCATTAATTTTTAGAGGATATTACGCATTTATAAAAAATCCGAGAATTAATTCCAAAGGATTAGATACTTCTGCCATTATGGGTTTTATGAACTCTCTATTAGATGTAATAAAACGAGAAAGACCTGATCATTTAGCAGTTTGTTTTGACAAAGGCGGAAGTGTAGATAGGGTAGAAATGTTTGAAGCCTACAAAGCCAACAGAGACGAAACTCCAGAAGCAATTAAAATTGCAGTGCCATACATTCAAGAGATTCTAAAAGCCATGCACATACCTATTATGGTAAAAGAAGGTTTTGAGGCTGATGATGTTATTGGAACCCTTTCTAAGCAAGCCGAAAAAGAAGGGTACAAAACCTTTATGGTTACTCCAGATAAAGATTTTGCACAGCTAGTTTCAAAAAATATTTTTATGTATAAGCCTCGTTTTGGAGGTGGTTACGATATTTGGGGAGTACCAGAAATACAAGAAAAATTTGGAGTAGAAAGACCAGAACAAGTTATTGATTTTTTAGGAATGATGGGCGATTCTGCAGATAATATCCCAGGTTTACCTGGCGTTGGAGAAAAAACTGCAAAGAAATTTTTAGCCACTTATGGTTCTATGGAGAACTTGTTCGCGAACACGCATGAGCTAAAAGGAAAAATGAAAGAAAAAGTAGAAGGCGCTAAAGAATTGGGCTTACTTTCGAAACAACTAGCAACCATTATGTTAGATGTTCCTGTATCTTTTCATGCCAAAGATTTTGAATTAGATCAGCCAAATATTGAGAAAGTTACTGAGCTTTTTAACGAATTAGAGTTTCGAAATTTATTAACGAACTTCACCAGAACTTTTGCTATTGAAAATGCAGTAAAAACAAATTCAGTAGAAAGTTCTACAAAAGAAAAAACAAACGTTTCCCCTAAAAAAGCAGTTTCAAGTCCGGAAGGACAATTTGATTTATTTGCAGCTCCCGGAACCGGAAGTATTTCTGAAGCCGAAGTTGCATCCGGATTTAAAACCATAAAAAATACGAGTCATTTTTATCAACATATAGACTCTCCATTCTCTAGAAAATTATTAATTAGCAAATTAATGCAACAAAATTCAGTTTGTTTTGATACAGAAACGACTGGTTTAAAAGCCTTAGAAGTTGAATTAATTGGAATCGCTTTTTCTTTTGAAATTGGGAAAGGGTATTATGTTGCATTCCCAGAAAATCAGGAAGAAACGAAAACGATTCTAGAAGAATTTAGACCGTTTTTTGAATCAGAAATTGAAAAAATTGGTCATAATTTAAAATATGACATCAAAGTTTTATCAAACTATAATATGCCAGTAAAAGGGAAATTGTTTGATACCATGATTGCCCATTATCTGATAAATCCAGATATGCGCCATACTATGGATATGCTGGCAGAAACCTATTTAAATTATCAACCAGTATCAATTACAGAATTGATTGGTAAAAAAGGGAAAAACCAACTTTCTATGAGAGTAGTCTCTATTAAAGAGCAAACAGAATATGCTGTTGAAGATGCAGATATTACGCTTCAATTAAAAGAACATTTTACCAAAGAATTAGAAAGCGGAAATGTGACCAAGCTATTTAATCAAATTGAATTGCCGCTAGTTTCTGTTCTAACAGCAATGGAAATTGAAGGCATAAATCTGAATTCTGATTTCTTAAAAGAATTATCCGTTGCATTGACTGATGATATAAACCGATTAGAAAAGAGTATTTACGAGCAAGCAGGAGAAGAATTTAATATTGCTTCGCCTAAACAATTAGGAATTGTTTTGTTTGAGAATATGCAATTGGTGGCCAAACCAAAAAAGACAAAAACTGGGCAATACAAAACCGGTGAAGACATCTTATCCTTCTTGGCAAAAGACCATCAAATTATAAGAGATATTCAAGAATACCGTCAATATAAAAAATTACAAAGTACCTATGTAGATGCATTGCCAAATGAAGTAAACCCAAAAACTGGAAGGATTCATACGCAATATATGCAAGCTGTTGCTGCAACTGGGCGCTTAAGTTCTAACAACCCTAATTTGCAGAATATACCTATTAGAACAGAACGCGGACGTGAAGTGCGTAAAGCTTTTATCCCAAGAGATGAAAATTATGTTTTATTAGCGGCAGACTATTCTCAAATTGAATTGCGAATTATCGCTTCTTTAAGTGAAGAAGAAAATATGATCAATGCTTTTAAGAATGGAGAGGATATTCATGCTTCCACCGCTGCTAAAGTATTTAATGTTCCTTTAAATGAAGTAACTCGTGAACAAAGAAGTAATGCAAAAACTGTTAATTTCGGAATTGTTTATGGCGTTTCAGCATTCGGATTGAGCAACCAAACCGATTTGTCTAGAAGTGAGGCTAAAGAGCTAATTGAAACCTATTATGAAACCTATCCAAAATTAAAAGCATACATGTCTGCACAAGTAGATTTTGCCAGAGAGCACGGATATGTAGAAACGGTTTTAAACAGGCGCAGGTATTTAAAAGACATCAATTCTAGAAATGCTATGGTTAGAAGTGGTGCGGAAAGAAATGCTGTAAATGCACCTATCCAAGGTTCTGCTGCAGATATTATAAAGCTAGCAATGATTAATATTCATAATCGTTTTAAGAAAGAAAACTTTAAATCAAAAATGTTATTGCAAGTGCATGATGAATTGGTTTTTGATGCACATAAAGACGAGTTAGAAATGATACAGCCAATTATAAAATACGAAATGGAAAATGCTTTTAAAATGAGTGTTCCATTAGATGTTGAAATGGGAATAGGAGAAAATTGGTTGGAGGCTCATTAA
- a CDS encoding co-chaperone YbbN: MTKFGELISVDKPVLIDFYADWDEVENSIDTLRDVAAALGDRAKVIKIDIKENETLADALRVKGNPTFMIYKNGKMKWRQTGFQDANTLIGLVQQYV; this comes from the coding sequence ATGACAAAATTTGGAGAATTAATTAGTGTCGATAAACCTGTTTTAATTGATTTTTATGCAGATTGGGATGAGGTTGAAAATAGTATTGATACCTTAAGGGACGTTGCTGCAGCTTTAGGAGATAGAGCAAAAGTGATAAAAATTGATATTAAAGAAAATGAAACACTAGCAGATGCTCTGCGGGTTAAAGGAAATCCTACTTTTATGATTTATAAAAATGGAAAAATGAAATGGCGCCAAACAGGTTTTCAAGATGCTAATACTTTAATTGGTTTGGTACAACAGTACGTTTAA
- a CDS encoding DUF2723 domain-containing protein — MTSEKFKKWNIILGWVAFAIALITYTLTIEPTVSAWDCGEYISTSVKLEVGHPPGAPLFQMLGAFFAMFTSEVTEIAKMVNFMSALASAFTILFMFWTITNLAKKLASKTGEILDGKYIAILGSSLVGSLTYTFSDSFWFSAVEGEVYAMSSFLMALLFWLGLKWESELHHPRGNKWLILISFVVGLSFGVHILSLLVIPAIVMLYFFKTFKTINLKTMAIATFVSVFVLLLVFKFIFPFTLKFFSASELFFVNSIGLPYNSGSIIAAIILVALFYFGLKYTRKTGKVTANTLLLSLLFIMVGFSSWMMLPIRANANTTINENNPSSARELLAYYEREQYGDANVFYDTYYSNTYSREQNATNPTKDDKPKYEKKDGKYVIVNVYKDVLPNWSDKHKGFIPRMVNPASEKMYKAIAGIPENSKRRPTFAENIKFMMSFQFGYMYGRYFMWNFVGRQNDIQGNLDIFNGNWLSGIDFIDEVRLGSQEKLPPQVLENKGRNKYYFLPLLLGIIGLLYQIKWDKENFFALFLFFAFTGFAIIFYTNPKPFEPRERDYAIVGSFYIFAIWIGFGVLALYDYLKSFGPQKLIAIAVTFISFLAVPSLMAFENWDDHDRSNRYTTHLNAQAYLESCDPNAILFTIGDNDTFPLWYMQEVEGIRTDVKLVNTSLFQTDWYIDQMKRATYNAPPIPSQLTHDEYKYGTLDVAYYFQELFPNLKDSVIDLKTYMKWVRSDSKKTFYDLDEDGNPEKMLPTNKIRIPVNKENVLKYGIVAQKDADKIVPYIDITVDRALAKNTLLMLDILNNFNWERPIYFTGGSNTDSEYIWLKDYLQLDGVAFKFVPIKTPTKTYNQKGELQRELSLFDIGRIDAQKMYKNVQKWNWRNINDGKIYLDEQTKRNAISLRNSLMRLSAAFAKEGDTLNALEVLDLSIEKLPIKDFDHYSLSMEYPEMYYKLGQKEKARATAKTLITLFKDKLVWFSTFSAEEFDMIFDEFDMTFRYLYRGIIDQVTKYDTDEAFTTELQEDFNKTISLFSHIMPEEE, encoded by the coding sequence ATGACATCAGAAAAATTTAAAAAATGGAATATCATTTTAGGATGGGTTGCATTTGCCATTGCATTAATTACCTATACACTAACTATAGAGCCAACTGTTAGTGCTTGGGATTGTGGAGAATACATATCGACTTCTGTTAAATTAGAAGTTGGGCATCCTCCAGGAGCACCTCTTTTTCAAATGTTAGGAGCCTTTTTTGCTATGTTTACTTCTGAAGTTACTGAAATTGCAAAAATGGTCAACTTTATGTCTGCATTAGCAAGTGCTTTTACCATTCTATTTATGTTTTGGACAATTACCAATTTAGCAAAAAAATTGGCTTCAAAAACGGGTGAAATCTTAGACGGAAAATATATCGCTATTCTTGGCAGTAGTTTAGTTGGTTCTTTAACTTATACATTTTCTGATAGTTTTTGGTTTAGTGCTGTTGAGGGAGAAGTGTATGCAATGTCCTCATTTTTAATGGCTTTATTATTTTGGCTAGGCTTAAAGTGGGAAAGCGAATTGCATCACCCAAGGGGGAATAAATGGTTGATTTTAATAAGTTTTGTTGTCGGATTATCTTTTGGAGTTCATATACTTTCTCTCCTAGTAATTCCTGCCATTGTCATGTTATATTTCTTTAAAACCTTTAAAACTATTAACCTAAAAACAATGGCCATTGCTACTTTTGTTTCTGTATTCGTTTTGTTACTTGTATTTAAGTTTATATTTCCGTTCACTTTAAAATTCTTTAGCGCTTCAGAATTATTTTTCGTTAATTCGATTGGTTTGCCTTACAATTCAGGATCTATAATTGCTGCAATTATTTTAGTTGCATTGTTCTATTTTGGATTGAAATACACCAGAAAAACAGGAAAAGTAACTGCAAATACATTACTACTTTCTCTATTATTTATTATGGTAGGTTTTTCTTCTTGGATGATGTTGCCCATAAGAGCCAATGCAAATACAACTATTAACGAAAACAATCCATCAAGTGCTCGTGAATTACTAGCGTATTATGAACGAGAACAATATGGAGATGCAAACGTTTTTTACGATACATACTACTCAAATACGTATAGCAGAGAGCAAAACGCTACAAACCCTACAAAGGATGATAAACCTAAGTATGAAAAAAAAGATGGTAAGTATGTTATTGTAAATGTTTATAAAGATGTACTTCCTAATTGGTCTGATAAACACAAAGGTTTTATTCCAAGAATGGTAAACCCTGCTTCAGAAAAAATGTACAAAGCCATTGCTGGTATTCCTGAAAACAGCAAACGTAGGCCAACTTTTGCCGAGAACATTAAGTTTATGATGAGTTTTCAGTTTGGTTATATGTATGGCCGATATTTTATGTGGAACTTTGTTGGGCGTCAAAATGATATTCAAGGTAATTTAGATATTTTTAATGGTAATTGGTTAAGTGGAATTGACTTTATTGATGAAGTTAGATTAGGGTCTCAAGAGAAACTTCCTCCTCAAGTTTTAGAAAATAAAGGTCGAAATAAATATTATTTTTTACCACTGCTTCTAGGAATCATAGGTTTATTGTATCAAATAAAATGGGATAAAGAAAACTTTTTTGCTCTCTTTTTGTTTTTTGCTTTTACTGGTTTTGCGATCATTTTTTACACAAATCCAAAACCTTTTGAGCCAAGAGAACGCGATTATGCAATTGTAGGAAGTTTCTACATTTTTGCCATTTGGATTGGCTTTGGCGTGCTTGCTTTGTATGACTATTTGAAAAGTTTTGGTCCTCAAAAATTAATAGCTATTGCAGTAACATTTATTTCTTTTTTAGCAGTTCCATCATTAATGGCTTTTGAAAACTGGGATGATCACGATCGCTCAAATAGATACACAACTCATTTAAATGCTCAAGCATATTTAGAAAGTTGTGACCCAAATGCAATCTTGTTTACCATAGGCGATAATGATACGTTTCCTCTGTGGTATATGCAAGAAGTAGAAGGCATTAGAACAGATGTAAAATTGGTCAATACAAGTCTTTTTCAAACCGATTGGTATATAGATCAAATGAAACGCGCAACTTATAACGCACCTCCTATTCCATCGCAATTAACACATGATGAATATAAGTATGGAACATTAGATGTTGCTTATTATTTTCAAGAATTATTTCCGAATCTAAAAGATTCTGTTATCGATTTAAAGACCTATATGAAATGGGTTAGAAGTGATAGTAAGAAAACTTTTTATGATTTAGATGAAGATGGAAATCCTGAAAAAATGCTTCCAACTAATAAAATAAGAATTCCTGTTAACAAAGAAAATGTTTTAAAATACGGAATTGTAGCTCAAAAAGATGCAGATAAAATTGTCCCTTATATTGATATTACTGTGGACAGAGCTTTGGCTAAGAACACCCTTTTAATGCTAGATATTCTAAATAATTTTAATTGGGAACGTCCAATTTATTTTACTGGTGGTTCTAATACGGATAGTGAATATATTTGGTTAAAAGATTATTTACAACTCGATGGTGTTGCTTTTAAATTTGTACCAATAAAAACACCTACAAAAACATATAATCAAAAAGGAGAATTACAAAGAGAATTAAGCTTATTTGATATTGGCAGAATAGATGCCCAAAAAATGTACAAAAATGTACAAAAATGGAATTGGAGAAATATTAATGATGGTAAAATTTATTTAGACGAGCAAACTAAAAGAAATGCAATTTCTTTAAGAAATAGCTTAATGCGTTTATCTGCTGCTTTTGCAAAAGAAGGCGATACTTTAAATGCTTTAGAAGTATTAGATTTATCGATTGAGAAATTACCAATTAAAGATTTTGATCACTACAGCTTATCCATGGAATACCCAGAAATGTATTATAAACTGGGACAAAAAGAAAAAGCAAGAGCAACTGCAAAGACTTTAATCACCCTGTTTAAAGATAAATTAGTATGGTTTAGTACTTTTTCTGCAGAAGAATTTGACATGATTTTTGATGAGTTTGATATGACTTTTAGATATTTATATCGAGGAATCATAGATCAAGTTACTAAATATGACACGGATGAGGCTTTTACAACAGAGCTGCAAGAAGATTTTAACAAAACAATTAGTTTGTTTAGTCATATTATGCCAGAAGAAGAATAA